The following are encoded in a window of Gramella sp. MT6 genomic DNA:
- the nth gene encoding endonuclease III, whose amino-acid sequence MTKQEKVQFVIDTLNDIYPEIPIPLDHKDPYTLLIAVLLSAQSTDVKVNEITPILFEIADTPHKMVKLSVEEIREIIKPVGLSPMKSKGIHGLSKILIEKYNGEVPADMEALEELPAVGHKTASVVISQAFNIPAFPVDTHIHRLMYRWNLSNGKNVTQTEKDAKRLFPKDLWNKLHLQIIWYGRQYSPARAWDLEKDIITKTIGRKSVIKEYLKKKK is encoded by the coding sequence ATGACCAAACAGGAAAAGGTACAGTTCGTTATTGATACGTTAAATGATATTTACCCAGAGATTCCAATCCCTTTAGATCATAAAGACCCCTATACATTATTGATTGCCGTCTTGCTATCTGCTCAAAGCACAGATGTCAAGGTGAATGAGATAACACCGATTCTTTTCGAGATTGCTGATACTCCTCATAAAATGGTAAAGTTATCTGTGGAAGAAATTCGAGAGATCATAAAACCGGTAGGATTATCTCCAATGAAATCCAAGGGTATCCATGGTTTATCTAAGATCCTGATAGAAAAATATAATGGAGAGGTTCCTGCAGATATGGAGGCTTTAGAAGAATTACCTGCCGTTGGACATAAAACTGCTAGTGTGGTAATTTCCCAGGCTTTCAATATTCCCGCTTTTCCTGTGGACACACATATCCACAGACTTATGTATCGCTGGAATTTAAGTAACGGAAAAAATGTAACGCAAACTGAAAAGGATGCAAAAAGATTATTCCCTAAAGATCTCTGGAATAAGTTGCACCTTCAGATAATATGGTATGGAAGGCAATACTCACCTGCAAGAGCATGGGATCTTGAAAAGGACATCATTACCAAAACCATTGGAAGAAAATCTGTAATAAAAGAATACTTGAAGAAAAAGAAATAA
- the lpxD gene encoding UDP-3-O-(3-hydroxymyristoyl)glucosamine N-acyltransferase has product MKFTAEQIAEILEGKVEGNPEAEVSELAKIEEGAEGSLTFLSNPKYTSFLYTTNASITIVNDDFEVEQPVNTTLIKVKDAYKAFSTLLEYYNQIKLNKSGIENPSHVSDSAEYGEGLYLGSFSYVGENVKIGKNVKVYPNVYIGDNVKIGDNVTIFAGVKIYSETLIGNDVTIHSGAILGADGFGFSPGETGEYSKVPQIGNVIIEDHVDIGAATTIDRATLGSTIIRKGVKLDNHIQIAHNVEIGENTAIAAQTGIAGSTKIGKNCLIGGQVGIAGHLTIGNRVKIQAQSGIGRDIKDDEMLQGSPAIGYSDYNKSYIHFKNLPRTMNIIHQLEKKMNNG; this is encoded by the coding sequence ATGAAATTTACAGCAGAGCAAATAGCCGAGATATTAGAAGGTAAGGTTGAGGGCAATCCTGAAGCCGAAGTTTCTGAGCTTGCCAAGATCGAGGAAGGTGCTGAAGGATCACTAACTTTCCTTAGTAATCCTAAATATACCTCCTTTCTATATACAACTAATGCTTCTATTACCATCGTAAATGATGATTTTGAAGTAGAGCAACCGGTTAATACAACGCTCATAAAAGTAAAGGATGCCTACAAGGCTTTCTCTACTTTGTTGGAATACTATAATCAGATCAAGCTAAATAAGTCTGGAATAGAAAATCCTAGTCATGTGTCAGATTCTGCTGAATATGGTGAAGGCTTATATTTAGGTTCATTTTCTTACGTAGGAGAAAATGTGAAGATCGGAAAAAATGTTAAGGTCTATCCCAATGTATATATAGGAGATAATGTAAAAATTGGTGATAATGTGACCATTTTTGCAGGAGTAAAGATATATTCTGAAACCCTTATTGGTAATGACGTCACCATTCATAGTGGTGCGATCCTTGGTGCTGATGGTTTTGGATTTAGCCCAGGCGAAACAGGAGAATACAGTAAGGTACCTCAAATAGGAAATGTCATCATTGAAGATCATGTGGATATTGGAGCCGCAACTACAATAGACAGGGCTACATTGGGCTCTACAATCATAAGAAAAGGAGTGAAGTTGGATAATCATATTCAAATAGCTCATAATGTTGAAATTGGTGAAAACACAGCGATCGCTGCTCAGACGGGAATTGCCGGTTCTACCAAGATCGGGAAGAACTGTCTTATTGGAGGCCAGGTAGGAATTGCCGGTCACCTCACCATAGGAAATCGTGTGAAGATCCAGGCGCAATCAGGAATTGGGCGGGATATTAAAGACGATGAAATGTTACAAGGTTCACCTGCAATTGGGTATAGCGATTATAACAAATCCTATATACATTTTAAGAACCTGCCTCGAACTATGAATATAATACACCAACTCGAAAAAAAAATGAATAATGGCTGA
- a CDS encoding HD domain-containing protein, translating to MASQTKLKILNDPIYGFITIPNERIFRIIEHPYFQRLRRISQMGLSYLVYPGAHHTRFHHALGCVHLMQKAVRVLKYKGVEISDAEEEALLTAILMHDIGHGPFSHAMEHSLVEGVDHETISLLFMEKMNSNFNQSLTLAIKIFKGTYERKFMNQLISSQMDMDRLDYLKRDSFYSGAVEGNINSERLITMLNVVNDELVVEEKGIYSVEKFLIGRRLMYWQVYLHKTSLVAEQLLIRVLKRAKELIQQGQVLHASGSLMYFLKNKVTREDFDDETLNMFARLDDNDVISAMKEWMYADDFVLSNLCEMIINRNLLKVKIKKKKPSKEKLEKRSLALQKKYDISEKEASYFVFEGKIANLAYKREKDNINILHKNGKINDVVKVSDQFNLKALTNTVTKYYMCYPKVKD from the coding sequence TTGGCTTCACAAACTAAACTCAAAATATTAAACGATCCAATTTACGGTTTTATTACCATCCCGAACGAGCGGATCTTTAGAATAATTGAACATCCTTACTTTCAAAGATTGCGCCGAATATCTCAAATGGGTCTTTCATACCTTGTTTATCCAGGAGCGCATCACACCAGGTTTCATCATGCTTTAGGTTGTGTCCATTTAATGCAGAAAGCCGTGCGGGTGCTTAAGTACAAGGGTGTTGAGATCTCTGATGCGGAAGAGGAAGCCTTGCTAACAGCTATTTTAATGCATGATATAGGACATGGTCCTTTTAGTCATGCTATGGAGCATAGTCTAGTGGAAGGTGTTGACCATGAGACCATTTCATTGCTTTTCATGGAAAAGATGAATTCAAACTTTAACCAAAGTTTAACTCTGGCTATCAAGATATTCAAGGGTACGTATGAACGCAAGTTCATGAACCAGTTAATCTCGAGTCAGATGGATATGGATCGCCTGGATTACCTTAAAAGAGATAGTTTTTATTCGGGCGCGGTGGAAGGAAATATAAATAGTGAGCGTTTGATCACTATGCTTAATGTGGTTAATGATGAACTGGTAGTTGAGGAAAAAGGCATCTATTCCGTAGAAAAATTCCTTATAGGCCGAAGGTTGATGTACTGGCAGGTTTACCTGCATAAAACTAGCCTGGTAGCAGAACAATTATTAATACGTGTGCTTAAAAGAGCTAAAGAACTAATTCAGCAAGGCCAGGTTCTGCACGCAAGTGGCTCCTTGATGTACTTCTTGAAAAATAAGGTGACCAGGGAGGATTTTGATGATGAGACCTTAAATATGTTCGCAAGGCTGGATGACAATGATGTGATCTCTGCTATGAAAGAATGGATGTATGCAGACGATTTTGTGCTTAGTAATCTTTGTGAAATGATAATTAACAGGAATCTTCTAAAAGTAAAGATTAAAAAGAAAAAACCTTCCAAAGAAAAATTGGAAAAGCGATCGCTGGCACTGCAGAAAAAATATGATATTTCTGAAAAGGAAGCTTCTTACTTTGTATTCGAAGGGAAAATCGCAAACTTAGCCTATAAGAGAGAAAAGGATAATATAAATATCCTCCATAAGAACGGAAAGATCAACGACGTAGTCAAGGTTTCAGATCAATTCAATTTAAAAGCCCTCACAAATACCGTTACTAAATACTATATGTGTTATCCAAAAGTTAAAGATTAA
- the tsaE gene encoding tRNA (adenosine(37)-N6)-threonylcarbamoyltransferase complex ATPase subunit type 1 TsaE, whose protein sequence is MELTYRLQELDVAVDYILKNTKSKTLLFYGEMGAGKTTLIKELVKALGVQDTASSPTFSLVNHYESEEGSVFHFDFYRIEDETEALDMGIEDYLESESWNLIEWPEKIENLLGENTQKLLLQVESEETRKLKFC, encoded by the coding sequence ATGGAGTTAACCTATAGACTTCAAGAACTGGATGTAGCCGTAGATTATATTCTAAAAAATACCAAAAGCAAAACTTTGCTTTTTTACGGCGAAATGGGTGCAGGAAAAACTACTCTTATTAAAGAGTTGGTTAAGGCACTTGGCGTACAAGATACAGCCTCCAGTCCCACGTTTTCATTAGTGAACCATTACGAGTCAGAGGAAGGATCTGTTTTTCATTTCGATTTTTACAGGATCGAGGATGAAACTGAAGCTTTAGACATGGGTATTGAAGATTACCTGGAGTCAGAAAGTTGGAATTTGATAGAATGGCCGGAAAAAATTGAAAATTTACTAGGGGAAAACACCCAAAAATTGCTACTTCAGGTAGAATCAGAAGAAACAAGAAAGTTAAAGTTTTGTTAA
- a CDS encoding bifunctional UDP-3-O-[3-hydroxymyristoyl] N-acetylglucosamine deacetylase/3-hydroxyacyl-ACP dehydratase, giving the protein MADRNLQQRTIREEVSLEGVGLHTGKEVKLTFKPAPENTGYVFRRVDLEGSPEVEADVSYVVNTQRGTNLDKNGVSIQTSEHVLAACVGLEIDNLYIELNASEPPIMDGSSKFFVEALEKAGTVEQEAEREEYVVDQIICYRDENGSEIIAMPADEYQVTTMVDFGTKVLGTQNASIEHLSEFKTEIADARTFSFLHEIETLLEHGLIKGGDLNNAIVYVDKEISEETLKKLRVAFNRDQISVKPNGILDNLTLHYPNEAARHKLLDVLGDVALVGTRIRGKIIATKPGHHVNTEFAKKLAKVIKAEKRNNVPKIDLSQPPLMDVNDIMDTLPHRSPFLLVDKIYELTDTHVIGMKNVTMNEPFFVGHFPGKPVMPGVLQVEAMAQTGGILALKSVPDPENYLTFFMKIDNVKFKRQVVPGDTLIFKLELLAPIRRGICQMQGYAYVNGQLATEAILMAQIVKSK; this is encoded by the coding sequence ATGGCTGATAGAAATTTACAGCAACGGACAATCAGGGAAGAAGTTTCTCTTGAAGGTGTTGGCCTGCATACTGGTAAAGAAGTGAAGCTTACTTTTAAACCGGCACCTGAAAATACTGGTTATGTATTTAGAAGGGTAGACCTTGAAGGTAGCCCGGAAGTTGAGGCTGATGTAAGTTATGTGGTTAATACCCAGAGAGGTACTAATCTAGATAAGAATGGGGTTTCCATTCAAACTTCAGAGCATGTCCTGGCTGCTTGTGTTGGTTTAGAAATAGACAACCTTTATATTGAATTAAATGCTTCTGAACCTCCAATTATGGATGGTTCTTCCAAATTTTTCGTTGAGGCTTTAGAAAAAGCAGGTACGGTAGAGCAGGAGGCAGAACGCGAAGAATATGTTGTAGATCAGATTATTTGCTATCGTGACGAGAACGGAAGTGAAATAATCGCAATGCCTGCAGATGAATACCAAGTGACCACTATGGTGGATTTCGGAACAAAGGTTCTTGGAACGCAGAACGCTTCCATAGAACATTTATCTGAATTCAAAACCGAAATAGCCGATGCCAGAACTTTCAGCTTCTTGCACGAAATAGAAACATTATTGGAGCATGGCCTAATAAAAGGAGGGGACCTTAATAATGCGATCGTTTACGTTGATAAAGAGATCAGTGAAGAAACACTGAAGAAACTAAGGGTAGCATTCAACAGAGACCAGATATCTGTTAAGCCTAATGGAATACTGGATAACTTAACCTTACATTATCCTAACGAAGCTGCCAGACATAAATTATTAGATGTACTTGGAGATGTAGCATTGGTTGGTACCAGAATTAGAGGTAAGATCATTGCCACTAAACCGGGTCATCATGTAAATACCGAATTTGCTAAAAAACTGGCCAAGGTTATTAAGGCAGAGAAAAGGAATAATGTTCCTAAAATAGATCTTTCGCAACCACCATTGATGGATGTGAATGATATAATGGATACCTTGCCGCACAGATCACCATTTTTACTTGTAGATAAGATCTATGAGTTGACCGATACGCATGTGATCGGGATGAAGAACGTAACTATGAACGAGCCGTTCTTCGTAGGGCACTTCCCTGGAAAACCTGTGATGCCAGGTGTTCTTCAGGTAGAAGCAATGGCTCAAACCGGTGGGATACTAGCTTTGAAGTCTGTTCCAGATCCTGAGAACTACCTTACCTTCTTTATGAAGATCGATAATGTAAAATTCAAAAGACAGGTAGTACCAGGAGATACACTTATATTTAAATTAGAATTATTAGCTCCAATAAGGAGAGGTATTTGTCAAATGCAGGGATATGCATATGTAAACGGGCAACTTGCCACTGAAGCCATCTTAATGGCACAAATAGTTAAATCAAAATAA
- the lpxA gene encoding acyl-ACP--UDP-N-acetylglucosamine O-acyltransferase codes for MNQPLAYVHPGAKIAKNVVIEPFATIHNNVVIGEGTWIGSNVSIMEGARIGKNCSIFPGAVISAVPQDKKFNDEDTLTVIGDNTTIRECVTINRGTTDRMKTVIGNNCWIMAYCHIAHDCIVGDNCIFSNNSTLAGHINVGEYVILAGMAAIQQFCSIGKHAFVTGGSLVRKDVPPFVKAGREPLSYVGINSIGLRRRGFTTEKIREIQDIYRILYQKNYNNSQAVAIIEAEMQATAERDEILEFIKNSQRGIMKGYFSSN; via the coding sequence ATGAACCAACCCTTAGCATACGTACATCCGGGAGCGAAAATTGCAAAGAATGTTGTAATTGAACCTTTTGCGACGATACATAATAACGTGGTGATTGGAGAAGGTACCTGGATTGGTTCCAATGTGAGTATTATGGAAGGCGCCAGGATCGGGAAGAATTGCAGTATTTTTCCAGGCGCAGTAATTTCTGCAGTGCCACAGGATAAAAAATTCAACGATGAGGATACTCTTACCGTGATTGGTGATAACACTACCATTAGAGAGTGTGTTACAATCAACAGAGGTACTACAGATCGAATGAAGACTGTAATTGGTAATAATTGCTGGATCATGGCTTATTGCCATATCGCTCACGATTGTATCGTAGGGGATAATTGCATATTTTCAAATAACAGTACTCTTGCGGGACACATCAATGTTGGGGAGTATGTTATCTTAGCCGGAATGGCAGCGATTCAGCAGTTTTGCAGTATCGGGAAACATGCTTTTGTAACCGGGGGGTCTTTGGTAAGAAAAGATGTTCCTCCTTTTGTAAAGGCAGGACGGGAACCTTTAAGTTATGTAGGGATCAATTCAATAGGTCTAAGACGTCGAGGATTTACGACTGAAAAGATTCGGGAGATCCAGGATATTTATAGAATACTGTACCAGAAAAATTATAATAACTCTCAAGCCGTGGCGATTATTGAAGCAGAAATGCAAGCAACAGCGGAAAGAGACGAAATATTAGAATTCATTAAAAACTCACAAAGAGGTATCATGAAAGGATACTTCAGCTCAAATTAA
- a CDS encoding PglZ domain-containing protein has product MNNIKILWVDDEIDLLKPHIMFLESRNYEVTTSKSGTEALEQIENENFDIVFLDENMPGLTGLETLAEIKEKRETIPIVMITKSEEEYIMEEAIGSKIADYLIKPVNPNQILLSIKKNLDHSRLISEKTTSNYQQEFRKIAMEMSQVNSYEEWAELYQKLVYWEIQLEDIEDSSMVEILESQKQEANNQFFKFISKNYQSWFEKDAEPPVMSHTLFRKKILPEINMEQPTLLVVVDNLRYDQWKVLEPIINPFYKKEKESAYYSILPTATQYARNAIFSGLMPSEMEKLFPKYWKNDTEEGGKNLYESQFLEEQLKRLGEDLNYEYHKISSLKAGKKLVDNFKTQKSNDLTVVVYNFVDMLSHSKTEMEVIKELASNDKSYRSLTQSWFKNSPLLEIIQKAQQSGFKLIITTDHGTINVKNPSKVIGDKNTSLNLRYKTGKSLTYENKEVLAIENPKSVYLPTINMSSSYIFAKEDLFFAYPNNYNHYVSYYKNTFQHGGVSLEEVVIPFVVLNPK; this is encoded by the coding sequence ATGAATAATATCAAAATTTTATGGGTGGACGACGAAATCGACTTGCTAAAACCTCATATCATGTTTTTAGAAAGCCGGAATTACGAAGTTACTACCAGTAAAAGTGGTACGGAAGCATTGGAACAGATTGAAAACGAAAATTTTGATATTGTTTTTTTAGATGAGAATATGCCAGGTTTAACCGGTCTGGAAACTCTTGCCGAGATCAAGGAAAAACGAGAGACCATTCCGATTGTAATGATCACCAAGAGTGAGGAGGAATATATTATGGAGGAAGCCATTGGCTCTAAAATAGCCGATTACCTTATAAAACCTGTAAATCCAAATCAGATCCTTCTAAGCATAAAAAAGAACCTTGATCATTCCAGACTGATTTCAGAAAAGACCACTTCCAACTACCAGCAGGAATTCAGGAAGATCGCCATGGAAATGTCCCAGGTAAATTCTTATGAAGAATGGGCAGAGCTTTATCAGAAATTGGTTTACTGGGAAATTCAACTTGAAGATATAGAAGATTCCAGCATGGTGGAGATTCTGGAATCACAGAAACAGGAAGCAAATAATCAATTCTTCAAATTCATTTCGAAGAATTACCAGAGTTGGTTTGAGAAAGACGCAGAACCACCAGTAATGTCTCATACCTTGTTCAGAAAAAAGATCCTCCCAGAGATCAATATGGAGCAACCTACTTTATTAGTAGTAGTTGACAATTTAAGGTATGACCAATGGAAAGTACTGGAACCAATAATTAATCCTTTTTACAAGAAAGAAAAGGAAAGCGCCTATTATAGCATTTTACCAACTGCCACTCAATATGCACGAAATGCGATCTTTTCAGGACTTATGCCCAGTGAAATGGAAAAGCTTTTTCCAAAATACTGGAAAAATGATACCGAAGAGGGCGGGAAAAATCTTTATGAATCACAATTCCTGGAGGAACAGTTAAAGCGACTGGGAGAAGACCTGAATTACGAATATCATAAGATTAGCAGTCTTAAAGCAGGAAAAAAACTGGTAGATAATTTCAAAACTCAGAAATCCAATGATCTTACGGTAGTTGTATATAATTTTGTGGATATGCTCTCCCATTCAAAGACCGAGATGGAAGTGATCAAGGAATTGGCTTCAAATGACAAATCCTATCGAAGCTTAACCCAAAGCTGGTTTAAAAATTCACCTTTACTGGAGATAATCCAGAAAGCACAGCAATCTGGTTTCAAACTTATCATTACTACAGACCATGGAACTATTAACGTGAAAAATCCATCAAAAGTTATAGGCGATAAGAATACCAGTTTGAATTTGAGATATAAAACAGGCAAAAGCCTTACATATGAAAACAAAGAAGTACTTGCGATAGAGAACCCTAAGTCTGTTTATCTTCCTACAATAAATATGAGTAGTTCTTATATTTTCGCTAAGGAAGATCTATTCTTTGCCTACCCCAATAATTACAATCACTACGTAAGTTATTACAAGAACACTTTTCAGCATGGCGGGGTCTCTTTAGAGGAAGTCGTAATTCCCTTTGTAGTCCTGAATCCTAAATAA
- the bcp gene encoding thioredoxin-dependent thiol peroxidase, whose amino-acid sequence MTTLKEGDEAPDFKAEDQDGNEIKLSDYKGKKLVLFFYPKASTPGCTAEACNLSDNYDVMKKKGYEILGVSADSKKRQQNFKNKYDFKYPLLADEDKEVINAYGVWGPKKFMGKEYDGIHRTTFIIDEEGKIEEVIKKVKTKEHAEQILE is encoded by the coding sequence ATGACAACATTGAAAGAAGGGGATGAGGCTCCCGATTTTAAAGCTGAAGATCAGGATGGGAATGAGATCAAATTATCTGATTATAAAGGTAAAAAGTTAGTCTTATTTTTCTATCCGAAGGCTAGTACTCCGGGGTGTACAGCGGAAGCTTGCAACCTAAGCGATAATTATGATGTAATGAAAAAGAAAGGATATGAGATCCTTGGAGTAAGCGCTGACTCTAAAAAAAGACAACAGAATTTCAAAAATAAGTATGACTTTAAATATCCGCTACTAGCAGATGAGGATAAAGAGGTTATCAATGCTTATGGTGTTTGGGGACCTAAGAAATTCATGGGTAAGGAATATGACGGAATTCACAGAACTACCTTTATTATTGATGAAGAGGGAAAGATAGAGGAAGTGATCAAAAAAGTGAAGACCAAAGAACATGCGGAGCAGATCCTGGAATAG
- the efp gene encoding elongation factor P, whose product MATTSDIRNGLCIRYNHDIYKITEFLHVKPGKGPAFVRTKLKSVTTGKVLENTFSAGHKIEDIRVETHKFQFLYEDGEFWHFMNVEDYTQIRLTENALDMPKLLKEGEVVTILINTEDNMPLSVEMPASVVLEVTHTEPGVKGNTATNATKPATVETGFEVNVPLFINEGDKIKIETEKGTYKERIKE is encoded by the coding sequence ATGGCTACAACCAGCGATATTAGAAACGGACTTTGTATTAGATATAACCATGATATTTATAAGATCACGGAATTTTTGCATGTTAAACCAGGAAAAGGTCCGGCATTCGTAAGAACAAAGCTAAAAAGCGTTACTACAGGAAAAGTTCTTGAAAATACATTTTCCGCAGGTCATAAAATCGAAGATATTAGAGTTGAAACTCATAAGTTTCAATTTCTTTATGAAGATGGTGAATTCTGGCATTTCATGAACGTCGAAGACTATACTCAGATTCGACTGACTGAAAATGCCCTGGATATGCCTAAACTTCTGAAGGAAGGTGAAGTTGTAACTATTCTTATCAATACAGAAGATAATATGCCGCTTTCTGTAGAGATGCCTGCAAGTGTTGTTCTTGAAGTTACTCATACAGAGCCTGGAGTGAAAGGAAATACGGCTACAAACGCAACTAAACCTGCAACTGTTGAAACTGGTTTCGAAGTGAACGTTCCTTTATTTATTAACGAAGGAGACAAGATAAAGATCGAGACAGAAAAGGGAACCTACAAAGAAAGAATCAAGGAATAA
- a CDS encoding sigma-70 family RNA polymerase sigma factor: MNNTKVTDASLVRDYLDGNENALGALITRHQHRIYSFIFSKVYDRDIAEDIFQDTFIKVIRTLKRGKYNEEGKFLPWVMRIAHNLVIDHFRRNKRMPKFDNSGDFNIFSVLSDGDLNAEKQLIKDQIECDVQELIKELPADQLEVLTMRIYKDMSFKEISERTGVSINTALGRMRYALINLRKIIEKRNLILTN; the protein is encoded by the coding sequence ATGAATAACACTAAGGTAACTGACGCTTCGCTCGTTCGTGATTATCTTGATGGAAATGAAAACGCACTTGGCGCCCTCATCACTCGTCACCAACATCGTATTTACAGTTTTATTTTTTCAAAGGTCTATGACCGGGATATCGCTGAAGATATCTTCCAGGACACTTTCATCAAAGTGATCCGGACCTTGAAAAGAGGAAAATATAATGAAGAAGGTAAATTTCTTCCCTGGGTAATGCGAATTGCCCATAATCTTGTCATCGATCATTTTAGAAGAAACAAAAGAATGCCCAAATTTGATAATAGTGGGGATTTCAATATTTTTTCTGTTTTGAGTGATGGAGATCTTAATGCGGAAAAACAATTGATTAAAGATCAGATCGAATGTGATGTTCAGGAATTGATCAAGGAACTACCTGCAGATCAGCTAGAAGTTTTGACCATGCGTATATATAAAGACATGAGTTTTAAAGAAATTTCTGAACGCACCGGAGTTAGTATAAATACTGCTTTGGGAAGAATGCGTTACGCATTGATCAATTTGAGAAAGATTATCGAGAAGAGAAATTTAATTTTAACTAATTAA
- a CDS encoding alanine dehydrogenase, which produces MGKQQVSPFTKAQLIPQEETLEIYKRKGELFIGIPKETAYQEKRICLSPDAVAAITAHGHRVMIESGAGKWARFSDKDYSDAGAEITKDTRKVFSCPTILKIEPPSIEELSYINPQTILISALQIKTQCKEYFQKLAEKRITALGFEFIKDDDGSYPIVRALSEIAGTASVLISSEIMSNHAEGNGLMFGNISGVPPVEIVIIGAGTVGEFATRSAIGLGASVKVFDSSLTKLRNIQANLGNTFYTSTIQPKNLSKALKRADVVIGAVRGKDRSPILVTEEMVQSMKRGAVIIDVSIDMGGCVETSEITSHDNPIFTKHNVIHYCVPNIPSRYARTSSLSISNIFTPYLLHIGEEGGLENTLRFDRGLRNGLYFYHGILTSKSIADWFNLSYRDINLLIF; this is translated from the coding sequence ATGGGAAAACAGCAGGTATCACCTTTTACGAAGGCTCAACTAATACCACAAGAAGAAACCCTCGAGATCTATAAGCGTAAGGGTGAGCTTTTTATAGGAATTCCAAAAGAGACCGCCTATCAGGAAAAACGAATTTGTTTAAGTCCGGATGCTGTGGCTGCAATCACGGCTCATGGTCATAGAGTCATGATAGAATCTGGTGCAGGGAAATGGGCTAGATTCAGCGATAAAGATTATTCTGATGCCGGTGCTGAGATCACTAAAGATACCCGAAAAGTATTCTCCTGCCCAACGATTTTAAAGATCGAACCGCCATCCATTGAAGAACTTTCATATATAAACCCTCAAACTATATTAATCTCTGCGCTTCAGATAAAAACTCAGTGTAAAGAGTATTTTCAAAAACTGGCAGAGAAAAGAATTACTGCCCTTGGCTTTGAATTTATTAAAGATGATGATGGTAGTTACCCGATTGTTAGAGCCTTAAGTGAGATCGCAGGAACTGCTTCGGTTTTAATTTCTTCAGAGATCATGAGCAATCATGCCGAGGGTAACGGACTAATGTTTGGTAATATTAGTGGGGTTCCTCCAGTAGAAATCGTTATAATTGGTGCAGGAACGGTGGGTGAATTTGCAACGAGATCTGCGATAGGTCTTGGAGCCAGCGTAAAGGTTTTTGATAGTTCCCTAACCAAATTAAGAAATATCCAGGCCAACCTGGGAAATACCTTTTACACAAGCACTATTCAGCCAAAGAACCTTTCTAAAGCTTTAAAACGTGCAGATGTGGTTATTGGAGCGGTAAGAGGTAAAGACCGGTCCCCTATTCTAGTTACTGAAGAAATGGTACAGTCTATGAAACGTGGAGCGGTCATCATTGATGTAAGTATAGATATGGGTGGCTGTGTAGAAACCAGCGAAATTACTTCTCACGATAATCCTATTTTCACTAAACATAATGTGATTCATTATTGTGTCCCAAATATTCCTTCAAGATATGCCCGAACCTCTTCGCTTTCAATCAGTAATATTTTCACTCCTTATCTCTTACATATTGGAGAGGAAGGCGGACTTGAAAATACCTTGAGATTTGATAGAGGTTTACGCAATGGTTTGTATTTTTACCATGGAATTTTAACCAGCAAATCTATTGCAGACTGGTTCAATCTTTCCTATCGGGATATAAATCTTTTGATCTTTTAA